A segment of the Sphingomonas cannabina genome:
CCCCACCCTTGCGGGCTGGTGAGCAGGATGGTGTTCCAGTCGCCATAGTCGAGCACATGATCGAAGGTCGTGCCGCTGCCCGACGAGCGGAAATTGACCGTGTCGGTCGCGCCCGATCCGACGCGGCCGGTGCCGGCATAGGTCTCCAGCGTCAGCTCGTTGCGGTCGGTGCGCGAATGGCTGACGTCGAACGTCGCCTTCCACCCGTCGTCGCCCTCGTACTTGCCGTTCCAGCCGAACGAATAGAGCTTGGCATGGCGCTGGAAGGCATCGTTGCGGACGACGCCCTTGACCCCGGTATAGGTGCCCGAGGTGACGAGGCCGCCGGTCGCCTGCGCATTGGTGAGCGGCACGCCGCCCCACAGCAGCGGCATCTCGACGCCGCGCTTGATCTGGTCGTCCTTGAAGTCCGAATAGAAGGCGTCGAAGGTGGTGGTGAATTCCGGCGCGGGCCGCCACTGGACCGTGCCCTGGAGACCGAGCCGCTTGAGCGTAGTCGAGGTGTTGTAGGACTTGGAGCCGCCGATCACCGGGCCGGCCGGGGTATCGGCATAGCCCCAGCTGTTGAACTCCTGGATCTGGTACGGCTCGTCGACATAGCTCGCCGACAGCGCGACGCCGATCGTGTCATTGGCGAACTTGTCGACATAGGTGCCGTTGACGCGGTAGCCATATTCCTTCGACCCGGCGTTGAGCTTGCCGAGATCGGAATAGATGCCGCGCGCGCCGACCGAGATGACACGCTTGCCATAGTCGAGCGGGCGGATGGTGCGCAGGTCGACCGTGCCGGCGAGGCCCTGGCCGACCAGGCTCGCCATCGGCGTCTTGTAGACGTTGACCTGGCTGATCACCTCGGACGGATACTGGTCGTACTCGACCGCGCGGTTGTCGCCGGTCGAGGTCTGCTCGCGGCCGTTGAGCAGCGTGGTCGAGAAGTCCGGCGCGAAGCCGCGGATCGAGATGACGTTCGAGCGGCCCGACACGCGCTGCGAGGTGAGGCCCGGCAGGCGCGCGATCGATTCGGCGATCGAGGCGTCGGGGAGCTTGCCGATGTCCTCCGCCGAGATCGATTCGACGACCTGGTCGCGGTTCTTCTTCTCCGCCACCGCGCTCTCGAGCGCCGCGCGGAAGCCGGTGACGACGATGTCCTGTTGATCCGGCTGGTCCGGCACCTGGGTGTCCGGCACCGCGGTATCGGCCGACTGGGCGAAGGACGGCGCCGCCGCCAGCGCCATCGCCAGCGCGCTCGCGCCGACCGAAAGCCGGGCCGCCATGGAAGAATTGAGCTTGGTCATCAGTCCCCTCCCGATCTGCCGGCGGCCTCTCAAATGTCCGCTCGGCTGGTATCTGAAGGTCGTGTGTGTCGCCGCGGCCACTCAATTCCAAGATTCCGGCATACGTATTCAGCCTCAGCTTCCGCTTGTCTGCGGGCGCGACTAGGATGAGTTGCAAGGACTATGGGTCCCTTGCAGAGCAGAATGCGTTCGGTGCACGCCAAGCCCACTTCGTTCGACATCGCCGCGCTTGCCGGCGTCTCCCAGCCGACCGTGTCCCGCGCGCTGCGCGGCGACCGGACCGTGAGCGAGGCGACCCGCAAGCGCGTCGAGGCGATCGCGCGCCAGCTCAACTACAAGGTCGACAAGAACGCTTCGAACCTGAGGCGCGGGCAGAGCAACACGCTGGCGCTGCTGTTCTTCCAGGACCCGACGCCCGACGAGACGCTGATCAATCCCTTCTTCCTGTCGATGCTGGGCTCGATCACGCGGACCTGTGCGCTGAGGGGCTACGACCTGCTCACCTCGTTCCAGCAGCTCTCCGCCGACTGGCACGTCGATTACGAGGACAGCCATCGCGCCGACGGCATCATCCTGCTCGGCTATGGCGACTACGAGCTCTACCGCGCCCGGCTCGACCATCTCGTCGAGCATGGTACCCATTTCGTGCGCTGGGGCTCGGTCGAGCCGGGCAGCGCGGGCACCACGATCGGCTGCGACAATCGCGGCGGCGGGCGGCTGGCGGGAGAGCATCTGATCGCGGGCGGACGACGGCACATCGCCTTTCTCGGCGAAGCGAACAAGCGTTATCCCGAATTCCGCAATCGCTATCTCGGACTCTGCGATGCGCAGCGCGACGCCGGACTGATCCCGGACATCGGGCTGCAGGTCGATTCGATCACCACCGAGGAGGCGGGCTATGCCGCCGCCCGACAGCTGATCGGGCGCGGCATTCCCTTCGACGCGATCTTCGCCGGCTCGGACCTGATCGCGATCGGGGCGATGCAGGCATTGGCCGAGCACGGCCTCGAGGTTCCGCGCGACGTCGCGATCGTCGGCTTCGACGACATTCCCGCCGCGCGGCTGACCCAGCCGGCGCTGACCACCATCGCGCAGGACTATGCCCGCGCCGGCGAGCTGCTGGTCGACTCGCTGATCCGCCAGATCAATCGCGAGCCGGCCGACACGACGGTGCTGCCCGCGCGGCTGGTGGAGCGGCAGTCGAGCGGGCGCGGCTAGACCTGGATTGTCATGCCGGACTTGGTCCGGCAT
Coding sequences within it:
- a CDS encoding LacI family DNA-binding transcriptional regulator; this translates as MRSVHAKPTSFDIAALAGVSQPTVSRALRGDRTVSEATRKRVEAIARQLNYKVDKNASNLRRGQSNTLALLFFQDPTPDETLINPFFLSMLGSITRTCALRGYDLLTSFQQLSADWHVDYEDSHRADGIILLGYGDYELYRARLDHLVEHGTHFVRWGSVEPGSAGTTIGCDNRGGGRLAGEHLIAGGRRHIAFLGEANKRYPEFRNRYLGLCDAQRDAGLIPDIGLQVDSITTEEAGYAAARQLIGRGIPFDAIFAGSDLIAIGAMQALAEHGLEVPRDVAIVGFDDIPAARLTQPALTTIAQDYARAGELLVDSLIRQINREPADTTVLPARLVERQSSGRG